A stretch of the Pseudomonas helvetica genome encodes the following:
- a CDS encoding TIM barrel protein has translation MSQPLRFALNRMVAPRLSLPEFIELAVTLKADAIEIRNDLKGIEIEDGTPPERVRQLCQANGISVLSINALYPFDVWNDERRAHALKLAAYARDCGAQGLVMCPLNDRADPRNEAERSAGLRTALSELAPILREYGILGFIEPLGFEECSLRRKRTAVDAIKSIGGLDVFRLVHDTFHHHLASEHEFFPELTGLVHISGVEDAQAPLTSIRDGHRVLVGEGDILGNAAQIDTLLSTGYSGYLSFEPFADSVHGLTDIRQAIGASMDHLQKSLS, from the coding sequence ATGAGCCAGCCCCTGCGTTTCGCCCTGAACCGTATGGTTGCCCCACGTTTGTCGCTGCCTGAATTCATTGAACTGGCGGTGACCCTGAAAGCCGATGCCATCGAGATCCGCAACGACCTCAAGGGCATCGAAATCGAAGACGGTACGCCGCCCGAACGCGTGCGCCAGTTGTGCCAGGCTAACGGAATCAGCGTGCTGTCGATCAACGCGCTGTACCCGTTCGATGTGTGGAACGACGAGCGCCGCGCACACGCCCTGAAACTTGCCGCCTATGCCCGCGATTGCGGCGCGCAAGGCTTGGTGATGTGCCCGCTGAATGATCGCGCCGACCCGCGCAATGAAGCTGAACGCAGCGCTGGCTTGCGTACTGCGTTGAGCGAACTGGCGCCAATCCTGCGCGAATACGGGATTCTCGGTTTCATCGAACCACTGGGTTTCGAAGAGTGTTCACTGCGGCGCAAACGCACCGCAGTGGATGCGATCAAGTCCATTGGCGGGCTGGATGTGTTCCGTCTGGTGCATGACACCTTTCACCATCATCTGGCCAGTGAACACGAGTTCTTTCCCGAGCTGACCGGGCTGGTGCACATCTCGGGCGTCGAGGACGCGCAAGCGCCGCTGACGTCTATCCGCGATGGGCATCGGGTGCTGGTGGGCGAGGGCGACATCCTCGGCAACGCAGCGCAGATCGATACCTTACTCAGCACCGGCTACAGCGGCTACCTGTCGTTCGAGCCGTTTGCCGACAGCGTGCACGGGCTGACGGATATCCGCCAGGCAATCGGCGCAAGCATGGATCACCTGCAGAAATCCCTGAGCTGA
- a CDS encoding CoA-acylating methylmalonate-semialdehyde dehydrogenase gives MSDAKVIGHYLNGQVQDTGSERFSNVFNPATGAIQARVGLASQQTVDEAVASALRAFPAWSEQSSLRRSRVMFKFKELLDRHHNELAEIISREHGKVFSDAKGEVTRGIEIVEYACGAPNLLKTEFSDNIGGGIDNWNLRQPLGVCAGVTPFNFPVMVPLWMIPLALVTGNCFILKPSERDPSASLLMARLLTEAGLPDGVFNVVQGDKSAVDALLQHPDIEAISFVGSTPIAEYIHQQATARGKRVQALGGAKNHMIVMPDADLDQAADALIGAAFGSAGERCMAISIAVAVGDVGDKLIAKLLPRIDQLKVGNGMQGDSDMGPLVTAEHKAKVEGFIDQGVAQGAQLIVDGRGFKVPGAENGFFVGATLFDKVTTEMSIYQQEIFGPVLGIVRVPDFASAVALINAHEFGNGVSCFTSDGGIARAFARTIKVGMVGINVPIPVPMAWHSFGGWKRSLFGDHHAYGEEGIRFYSRYKSVMQRWPDSIAKGPEFSMPTAK, from the coding sequence ATGAGTGATGCCAAGGTTATCGGCCACTACCTCAACGGCCAGGTGCAGGACACTGGCAGTGAGCGCTTCAGCAATGTCTTCAATCCGGCCACTGGCGCGATTCAGGCGCGGGTCGGGCTGGCCAGCCAGCAGACCGTCGATGAAGCCGTGGCTTCGGCGCTGCGGGCGTTTCCGGCCTGGTCCGAGCAATCGTCGCTGCGCCGCTCGCGGGTGATGTTCAAGTTCAAGGAACTGCTCGACCGTCATCACAATGAGCTGGCAGAAATCATCAGCCGCGAACACGGCAAAGTTTTTTCCGACGCCAAGGGTGAAGTCACTCGTGGTATCGAGATCGTCGAGTACGCCTGCGGTGCGCCGAACCTGCTAAAAACCGAATTCAGCGACAACATCGGTGGTGGCATCGACAACTGGAATCTGCGTCAACCGTTGGGCGTTTGTGCCGGGGTCACGCCATTCAACTTCCCCGTGATGGTGCCGCTGTGGATGATTCCGCTGGCGCTGGTCACCGGCAATTGTTTCATCCTCAAACCTTCGGAGCGTGATCCGTCGGCCAGTTTGCTGATGGCGCGCCTGCTCACTGAAGCCGGTTTGCCGGACGGTGTGTTCAACGTGGTGCAGGGCGACAAGAGCGCCGTCGATGCGTTGCTGCAGCACCCGGATATCGAAGCCATTTCGTTTGTCGGTTCGACGCCGATTGCCGAGTACATCCACCAGCAAGCCACGGCCCGTGGCAAACGCGTGCAAGCGCTGGGCGGGGCGAAGAACCACATGATCGTGATGCCCGACGCCGATCTGGATCAGGCCGCCGATGCGTTGATTGGCGCTGCATTCGGCTCGGCCGGCGAACGCTGCATGGCGATCTCGATTGCCGTGGCGGTAGGCGACGTTGGCGACAAACTGATTGCCAAACTGCTGCCGCGCATCGATCAGTTGAAGGTCGGCAACGGTATGCAGGGCGACAGCGACATGGGGCCGCTGGTTACCGCCGAGCACAAGGCCAAGGTCGAAGGCTTCATCGATCAAGGCGTGGCCCAGGGCGCCCAGCTGATTGTCGATGGTCGCGGCTTCAAGGTGCCGGGTGCGGAGAATGGTTTCTTTGTCGGTGCAACGCTGTTCGACAAGGTCACGACCGAGATGAGCATCTACCAGCAGGAAATCTTCGGTCCGGTACTGGGCATCGTTCGGGTGCCAGATTTCGCCAGCGCCGTGGCGCTGATCAACGCCCATGAGTTTGGCAACGGCGTGTCGTGCTTCACCAGCGATGGCGGGATTGCCCGAGCGTTTGCCCGCACTATCAAGGTCGGCATGGTCGGCATCAACGTACCGATTCCGGTGCCCATGGCCTGGCACTCGTTTGGTGGCTGGAAGCGTTCGTTGTTCGGCGATCACCATGCCTACGGTGAAGAAGGCATTCGTTTCTACAGCCGCTACAAAAGCGTCATGCAGCGCTGGCCGGACAGCATCGCCAAAGGCCCTGAGTTCAGCATGCCCACTGCCAAATAA
- the iolC gene encoding 5-dehydro-2-deoxygluconokinase, which translates to MGQTRFASGRQLDLICLERLGVDLYAQQVGARLEDVSSFAKYLGGSSANIAFGTARLGLKSAMLSRVGDDHMGRFLVESLAREGCDVSGIKVDPERLTAMVLLGLKDRETFPLVFYRENCADMALRAEDISEAFIASSKALLITGTHFSTDGVYKASIQALEYAEKHNVKRVLDIDYRPVLWGLAGKADGETRFVADQQVSQHVQKILPRFDLIVGTEEEFLIAGGSEDLLSALRNVRRLTAATLVVKLGPQGCTVIHGVIPVRLEDGAIYPGVRVEVLNVLGAGDAFMSGFLSGWLEDASDERCCQLANACGGLVVSRHACAPAMPTRAELDYLFNSPVPITRPDQDAVLQRLHQVSVPRKTWKQLFIFAFDHRGQLVELAQKGGRELSSIGELKQLFIKAVERVEADLRRQGIEADVGLLADQRFGQDSLNAATGRGWWVARPVEVQGSRPLAFEHGRSIGSNLIAWPQEQIIKCLVQFHPDDEPLLRLEQEAQIKGLYQAAQVSGHELLLEIIPPKDHPSAHPDVLYRAIKRLYNLGIFPAWWKIEAQSSEEWKQLDELIQERDPYCRGVVLLGLNAPAATLAEGFAQASQSKTCRGFAVGRTIFQEPSRAWLAGEIDDEALIQRVQGTFVELINAWRTARS; encoded by the coding sequence ATGGGCCAGACTCGTTTTGCCAGTGGGCGTCAATTGGATCTGATTTGCCTCGAGCGCCTTGGCGTCGATCTCTATGCACAGCAAGTCGGTGCACGGCTGGAGGATGTCTCGAGCTTCGCCAAATACCTCGGAGGTTCGTCCGCCAACATCGCCTTCGGCACGGCCCGGTTGGGGCTGAAGTCGGCCATGCTCAGCCGGGTGGGGGACGACCACATGGGGCGTTTCCTGGTTGAATCCCTGGCCCGTGAAGGCTGCGACGTCAGCGGCATCAAGGTCGATCCGGAGCGCCTCACCGCCATGGTTTTGCTGGGCCTCAAGGACCGCGAAACCTTTCCGTTGGTGTTCTACCGCGAAAACTGTGCCGACATGGCCCTGCGCGCCGAAGACATCAGCGAAGCCTTTATCGCCTCCAGCAAAGCCTTGCTGATCACCGGCACGCATTTCTCTACCGACGGCGTCTACAAGGCGAGCATCCAGGCGCTGGAGTACGCCGAAAAGCACAACGTCAAACGCGTTCTCGACATTGATTACCGGCCGGTTCTTTGGGGCTTGGCGGGCAAGGCGGATGGCGAAACCCGTTTCGTCGCCGACCAGCAGGTCAGCCAGCACGTACAGAAAATCCTCCCGCGATTCGACCTGATCGTCGGCACCGAAGAGGAGTTCCTGATTGCCGGTGGCAGCGAGGACTTGTTGAGTGCACTGCGCAACGTCCGTCGTCTGACAGCGGCGACCCTGGTGGTCAAGCTCGGGCCGCAAGGCTGCACGGTGATTCACGGGGTGATTCCGGTTCGTCTCGAAGACGGCGCGATCTATCCCGGTGTGCGGGTCGAAGTGCTCAATGTGCTCGGCGCTGGCGATGCGTTCATGTCGGGCTTCCTCAGTGGCTGGCTGGAAGATGCCAGCGATGAGCGCTGCTGCCAGTTGGCCAACGCCTGCGGCGGCCTGGTGGTTTCTCGCCACGCCTGCGCCCCGGCGATGCCGACCCGCGCCGAACTGGATTACCTGTTCAACAGTCCGGTGCCGATCACCCGGCCGGACCAGGATGCCGTGTTGCAACGTCTGCATCAGGTCAGCGTGCCGCGCAAAACCTGGAAGCAGTTGTTCATCTTTGCCTTCGACCATCGCGGGCAATTGGTGGAGCTGGCGCAAAAGGGCGGTCGCGAACTGAGCAGCATCGGCGAGCTCAAGCAGTTGTTCATCAAAGCCGTGGAGCGGGTCGAAGCGGATTTGCGTCGGCAGGGCATCGAGGCGGATGTCGGTCTGCTGGCTGACCAGCGTTTCGGCCAGGACTCGCTGAATGCCGCCACCGGTCGCGGCTGGTGGGTGGCGCGTCCGGTGGAGGTGCAAGGTTCACGGCCACTGGCCTTCGAACATGGTCGTTCGATTGGCAGCAACCTGATCGCCTGGCCGCAGGAACAAATCATCAAGTGCCTGGTGCAATTTCACCCCGACGATGAACCGCTGCTGCGTCTGGAACAGGAAGCGCAGATCAAGGGGTTGTATCAGGCGGCGCAGGTCAGCGGCCATGAGTTACTGCTGGAAATCATCCCGCCCAAGGATCACCCGTCAGCGCATCCGGACGTGCTCTATCGCGCGATCAAACGCCTGTACAACCTGGGCATTTTCCCGGCCTGGTGGAAGATCGAGGCGCAAAGCAGCGAGGAGTGGAAACAGCTCGACGAGCTGATCCAGGAGCGCGACCCCTATTGCCGAGGCGTGGTTTTGCTGGGGCTGAATGCACCGGCCGCAACGCTGGCCGAAGGTTTTGCGCAAGCCAGCCAGAGCAAAACCTGTCGCGGGTTTGCCGTCGGCCGGACGATTTTCCAGGAGCCGAGTCGAGCGTGGCTGGCCGGCGAGATCGATGACGAAGCGCTGATCCAGAGAGTACAGGGCACGTTTGTCGAACTGATCAATGCCTGGCGCACAGCCCGCAGCTGA
- the iolE gene encoding myo-inosose-2 dehydratase, translating to MPAIRIGINPISWSNDDLPALGGETPLSTALSEGKEIGYEGFELNGKFPKDAKGVGDVLRPYDLALVSGWYSSRLARRSVAEEIEAIGSHVELLAKNGAKVLVYGEVADSIQGQRIPLVERPRFHTEQAWQEYADKLTELARFTLSQGVRLAYHHHMGAYVESPADIDKLMSLTGSEVGLLFDSGHCYMGGGEPLEVLRKHIGRICHVHFKDVRKPVVQLARNNLWSFPDCIINGTFTVPGDGDIDFAALLDVLLAADYHGWLVVEAEQDPAVAPSYVYAKKGYETLRALLDQRTGQ from the coding sequence ATGCCCGCTATCCGAATTGGCATCAACCCGATTTCCTGGAGCAACGACGATCTGCCGGCCCTCGGTGGGGAAACGCCGCTGAGCACTGCCCTGAGCGAAGGCAAGGAAATTGGCTACGAAGGTTTTGAACTCAACGGCAAGTTTCCCAAGGACGCCAAAGGGGTCGGTGATGTGCTGCGGCCTTACGACCTGGCGCTGGTCTCGGGCTGGTATTCCAGCCGCCTGGCGCGGCGTTCGGTGGCTGAAGAAATCGAGGCCATTGGCAGCCATGTCGAATTGCTGGCGAAAAATGGCGCCAAGGTGCTGGTCTACGGCGAAGTCGCCGATTCGATTCAGGGCCAACGGATTCCGCTGGTCGAACGCCCGCGTTTTCACACCGAGCAGGCCTGGCAGGAATACGCCGACAAGCTCACCGAGCTGGCACGTTTCACCCTGTCCCAGGGCGTGCGTCTGGCGTATCACCACCACATGGGCGCGTATGTCGAATCGCCGGCAGACATCGATAAGCTGATGTCCCTGACCGGCAGCGAAGTCGGCCTGCTGTTCGATTCGGGCCATTGCTACATGGGCGGTGGCGAACCGCTCGAGGTGCTGCGCAAGCACATCGGGCGCATCTGCCACGTGCATTTCAAGGACGTACGCAAACCGGTGGTGCAACTGGCGCGCAACAATCTCTGGAGCTTCCCGGACTGCATCATCAACGGCACGTTCACCGTGCCGGGCGACGGTGATATCGACTTTGCCGCGCTGCTCGACGTATTGCTGGCCGCCGATTATCACGGCTGGCTGGTGGTCGAGGCCGAGCAGGATCCGGCTGTCGCGCCGAGCTACGTTTATGCCAAGAAAGGTTACGAGACCTTGCGCGCCTTGCTCGATCAGAGGACCGGACAATGA
- the iolB gene encoding 5-deoxy-glucuronate isomerase, producing the protein MSLLVKSSAKGRTLVELPTGALEYVGFSAYRLSLGETLPVSAGDKELCLVLLSGRVDVSGEAPGQGAFNWDNIGDRQSVFEDKSPFAVYLPPGSQAQIVALSDVQIAVCAAPGSASAGIGPRLITPDSMKRSVRGKGANTRYVCDILPDTEPAHSLLVVEVRTPSGHSSSYPPHKHDTDNLPHQSFLEETYYHQVNPPQGFVFQRVYTDDRSIDQAMAVENSDLVVVPKGYHPVSVPYGYESYYLNVMAGPKRIWQFHNDPQHSWLLDL; encoded by the coding sequence ATGAGCCTGCTGGTCAAGAGCAGCGCCAAGGGCCGGACCCTGGTCGAGTTACCCACCGGAGCGCTGGAATACGTTGGTTTCAGCGCCTACCGCCTGAGCCTCGGCGAAACCTTGCCGGTCAGCGCGGGCGATAAAGAACTGTGCCTGGTGCTGCTCAGCGGTCGGGTTGATGTCAGCGGTGAAGCGCCAGGGCAGGGCGCGTTCAACTGGGACAACATCGGCGACCGCCAATCGGTGTTCGAAGATAAATCACCGTTCGCCGTTTACCTGCCACCTGGCAGTCAGGCGCAGATAGTCGCACTCAGCGATGTACAGATTGCCGTGTGCGCTGCTCCCGGTTCGGCGTCGGCAGGCATCGGTCCACGGCTGATAACCCCCGACAGCATGAAGCGCAGCGTGCGCGGCAAGGGCGCCAATACCCGTTACGTCTGCGACATCCTGCCCGACACCGAGCCTGCGCATTCACTGCTGGTGGTGGAAGTGCGTACGCCGTCCGGGCATTCGTCGAGCTACCCGCCGCACAAGCACGACACCGACAACCTGCCACACCAGAGCTTTCTCGAAGAGACCTATTACCACCAGGTCAACCCGCCGCAGGGCTTCGTTTTTCAGCGGGTCTATACCGATGACCGTTCTATCGATCAGGCAATGGCCGTGGAAAACAGCGATCTGGTGGTAGTGCCCAAGGGCTATCACCCGGTCAGCGTGCCTTACGGCTACGAGTCGTATTACCTGAATGTCATGGCCGGCCCGAAACGGATCTGGCAGTTCCACAACGATCCGCAGCACAGCTGGCTGCTGGACCTCTGA
- the iolD gene encoding 3D-(3,5/4)-trihydroxycyclohexane-1,2-dione acylhydrolase (decyclizing) codes for MSTTRLTMAQALVKFLDNQYVEVDGVQSKFVAGIFTIFGHGNVLGLGQALEQDSGDLIVHQGRNEQGMAHAAIGFAKQNLRRKIYACSSSVGPGAANMLTAAATATANRIPLLLLPGDVYASRQPDPVLQQIEQFHDLSISTNDAFKAVSKYWDRINRPEQLMSAAIHAMRVLTDPAETGAVTLALPQDVQAEAYDYPDYFLQKRVHRIDRRPATEAMLGDAVALLKGKRKPLIICGGGVKYSGANAALQAFAERFDIPFAETQAGKSAVVSSHPLNVGGIGETGCLAANLLAKEADLIIGIGTRYSDFTTSSKWLFQHPEVKFLNLNISPCDALKLDGVQLLADARSGLQALSEALTDYRSSWGDQPHQAKAQLDEEVDRVYQVEYQTQDFIPEINDHMDPAVLREFIELTGSCLTQSRVLGVLNQTLADDAVIVAAAGSLPGDLQRSWRSKGVNTYHVEYGYSCMGYEVNAALGVKLAEPTREVYALVGDGSYMMLHSELATSIQERRKINVILLDNMTFGCINNLQMEHGMDSFGTEFRFRNPSTCKLDGGFVPVDFAMSAAAYGCKTYKVNTVEQLQAALADARLQTVSTLIDIKVLPKTMIHKYLSWWRVGVAQVSTSARTDAVAKTLNERLAKARQY; via the coding sequence ATGAGCACAACACGACTGACCATGGCCCAGGCCCTGGTGAAATTCCTCGATAACCAATACGTCGAGGTCGATGGGGTTCAAAGCAAATTCGTCGCCGGGATCTTCACCATTTTCGGCCACGGCAATGTGCTCGGCCTCGGCCAGGCGCTGGAGCAGGACAGCGGTGATCTGATCGTCCATCAGGGCCGCAATGAACAGGGCATGGCCCACGCCGCCATCGGTTTTGCCAAACAGAATCTGCGGCGCAAGATCTACGCTTGCAGCTCATCGGTCGGCCCCGGTGCGGCAAACATGTTGACTGCTGCGGCGACGGCCACCGCCAACCGGATTCCCCTGCTGCTATTGCCGGGTGACGTCTACGCCAGTCGCCAACCGGACCCGGTGCTGCAACAGATCGAGCAGTTCCACGACCTGAGCATCAGCACCAACGATGCCTTCAAAGCGGTGAGCAAATACTGGGACCGCATCAACCGTCCCGAACAACTGATGAGCGCGGCGATCCACGCCATGCGCGTGCTCACCGATCCGGCGGAAACCGGCGCGGTGACGCTGGCCTTGCCGCAAGACGTGCAGGCCGAAGCCTATGATTACCCCGATTACTTCCTGCAAAAACGCGTGCACCGCATCGACCGTCGCCCGGCCACCGAAGCCATGCTCGGCGACGCTGTAGCGCTGCTCAAAGGCAAGCGCAAACCGCTGATCATCTGCGGCGGCGGGGTCAAATATTCGGGCGCGAATGCCGCGTTGCAGGCGTTTGCCGAGCGTTTCGACATCCCGTTCGCCGAGACTCAGGCCGGTAAAAGCGCGGTGGTTTCCAGTCATCCGCTGAACGTCGGCGGAATTGGCGAGACCGGTTGCCTGGCGGCGAACCTGCTGGCCAAGGAAGCCGATCTGATCATTGGCATCGGCACTCGCTACTCGGACTTCACCACGTCGTCGAAATGGCTGTTCCAGCATCCCGAGGTGAAGTTTCTCAACCTGAACATCAGCCCTTGCGATGCGCTGAAACTCGATGGTGTGCAGTTGCTGGCCGACGCCAGGTCCGGCTTGCAGGCATTGTCCGAAGCCTTGACCGATTACCGCTCCAGTTGGGGTGATCAACCACATCAGGCCAAGGCGCAACTGGATGAAGAGGTGGATCGGGTCTATCAGGTCGAATACCAGACCCAGGACTTCATCCCGGAAATCAACGACCACATGGACCCGGCGGTGCTGCGCGAATTTATCGAGCTGACCGGTTCCTGCCTGACCCAAAGCCGCGTGCTCGGCGTGTTGAACCAAACCCTGGCCGACGACGCGGTAATCGTCGCCGCTGCCGGCAGCCTGCCCGGCGACTTGCAGCGCAGCTGGCGCAGCAAGGGCGTGAACACCTATCACGTCGAGTACGGTTATTCGTGCATGGGCTACGAGGTCAATGCCGCGCTCGGGGTGAAACTCGCCGAACCGACGCGCGAAGTCTATGCGCTGGTGGGCGACGGCTCGTACATGATGCTGCATTCGGAGCTGGCCACCTCGATCCAGGAGCGGCGCAAGATCAACGTGATCCTGCTCGACAACATGACCTTCGGCTGCATCAACAACTTGCAGATGGAACACGGCATGGACAGCTTCGGCACCGAGTTCCGTTTCCGCAACCCTTCCACCTGCAAGCTCGATGGCGGCTTCGTCCCGGTGGACTTTGCCATGAGCGCGGCGGCTTATGGCTGCAAGACCTACAAGGTCAACACCGTCGAACAACTGCAAGCGGCCTTGGCCGATGCGCGGTTGCAGACGGTGTCGACGCTGATCGACATCAAGGTCCTGCCCAAGACCATGATCCACAAATACCTGTCCTGGTGGCGGGTGGGCGTGGCGCAGGTCTCCACCAGCGCACGTACCGATGCGGTAGCCAAAACCCTTAATGAACGACTGGCCAAGGCCCGTCAGTACTGA
- a CDS encoding Gfo/Idh/MocA family protein: MSLKLGVIGTGAIGQDHIRRCSQTLLNSQVVAVTDINLQQAAKVVADLKLTAEVYPDGHALIKAPDVEAILVTSWGPSHEEFVLAAIAAGKPVFCEKPLAVTAEGCRKIVEAEVAHGKRLVQVGFMRPYDEGYRALKAVIDSGQIGEPLMLHCAHRNPTVGENYKTDMAITDTLIHELDVLRWLLDDDYVSVQVVFPRKTSKAHAHLKDPQIVLLETAKGTRIDVEVFVNCQYGYDIQCEVVGETGIAKLPEPSQVQMRSGAKLSNAILMDWKDRFIAAYDVELQAFIDGVRAGQVGGPSAWDGFAAAVAADACIEAQQSGAIVNVALPDRPRFYG, translated from the coding sequence ATGTCTTTAAAGCTAGGCGTCATCGGCACCGGCGCCATCGGTCAGGATCACATCCGTCGTTGCAGCCAGACCCTGCTCAACAGCCAGGTGGTGGCGGTTACCGACATTAATCTGCAGCAGGCCGCCAAAGTGGTTGCCGACCTGAAGCTGACCGCCGAGGTGTACCCGGACGGCCACGCGCTGATCAAGGCGCCGGACGTCGAAGCGATTCTGGTCACCTCCTGGGGACCGAGCCACGAAGAGTTCGTGCTGGCGGCGATTGCGGCGGGTAAACCGGTGTTCTGCGAGAAGCCGCTGGCGGTCACCGCCGAGGGCTGCCGCAAGATCGTCGAGGCCGAAGTGGCCCACGGCAAACGTCTGGTGCAGGTCGGTTTCATGCGCCCGTACGACGAGGGCTATCGAGCACTCAAAGCGGTGATCGACAGTGGCCAGATCGGCGAGCCGCTGATGCTGCATTGCGCTCACCGCAACCCGACCGTGGGCGAAAACTACAAGACCGACATGGCGATCACCGACACGTTGATCCATGAACTGGATGTGCTGCGCTGGTTGCTCGATGACGATTACGTGTCGGTACAAGTGGTGTTTCCGCGCAAGACCAGCAAGGCCCACGCCCATCTGAAAGACCCGCAAATCGTCCTGCTGGAAACCGCCAAGGGCACGCGCATCGACGTCGAAGTCTTCGTTAACTGCCAGTACGGTTATGACATTCAGTGCGAAGTGGTTGGCGAGACCGGCATCGCCAAGCTGCCAGAGCCGTCGCAGGTGCAGATGCGCAGCGGGGCCAAGTTGTCCAACGCGATTTTGATGGACTGGAAAGACCGCTTCATCGCTGCTTACGACGTTGAGTTGCAGGCGTTCATCGACGGCGTGCGCGCCGGGCAGGTCGGTGGGCCGTCGGCCTGGGACGGTTTTGCCGCAGCGGTGGCGGCGGATGCCTGCATCGAAGCACAGCAGAGCGGGGCGATCGTCAACGTCGCACTGCCAGACCGCCCCCGTTTCTACGGCTAA
- a CDS encoding sugar phosphate isomerase/epimerase yields MRIALDPYMYRTLSLGKMVDKVAELGYEHIELSPREDFLPFYKAPRVDKARIKEFRKALSDTGVKLSSLLPMYHWAAADEGLRVAAVRNWKRAIQIAVEMDCELVNTEFTGQSDNPLVCENQFMRSMDELMPEFEREGIKLDIQAHPYDFCERNNESVDIIRGLDRDWINYLYAAPHTFFYDDGKGDIASMLKYAGSKLSHLIIADTYNHKASSGLRYIVNPPGVTATVHQHLDIGQGEVDWDAFFSTLREIKFDGIATVSVFAWEDRPDESNRMMLERVTRELCR; encoded by the coding sequence ATGCGCATCGCACTAGACCCCTACATGTACCGCACTCTGTCCCTGGGCAAGATGGTCGACAAGGTCGCCGAGCTTGGTTACGAGCACATCGAGCTTTCACCCCGGGAAGATTTCCTGCCGTTCTACAAGGCCCCGCGTGTCGACAAGGCGCGGATCAAGGAGTTTCGCAAAGCCCTGAGCGACACCGGGGTGAAGCTCTCGTCCTTGCTCCCGATGTACCACTGGGCCGCCGCCGATGAAGGCTTGCGGGTGGCGGCGGTGCGTAACTGGAAGCGCGCAATCCAGATTGCTGTCGAGATGGACTGTGAGCTGGTCAACACCGAGTTCACCGGTCAGTCGGACAACCCGCTGGTCTGCGAGAACCAGTTCATGCGTTCCATGGACGAGCTGATGCCCGAGTTTGAACGCGAAGGCATCAAGCTCGATATCCAGGCGCACCCGTATGATTTCTGCGAACGCAATAACGAGTCGGTCGACATCATTCGCGGCCTCGATCGCGACTGGATCAACTACCTCTACGCAGCGCCGCACACCTTCTTCTACGACGACGGCAAAGGCGACATCGCCTCGATGCTCAAGTACGCGGGCTCCAAACTCAGCCACTTGATCATCGCCGACACTTACAACCACAAGGCCTCCTCGGGGCTGCGCTACATCGTCAACCCGCCGGGCGTTACGGCCACGGTGCACCAGCATCTGGACATCGGTCAGGGCGAAGTCGACTGGGACGCGTTCTTCAGCACCCTGCGCGAGATCAAGTTCGACGGCATTGCCACCGTCTCGGTGTTCGCCTGGGAAGATCGCCCGGACGAATCCAACCGGATGATGCTCGAGCGCGTGACCCGCGAGTTGTGTCGATAA
- a CDS encoding Gfo/Idh/MocA family oxidoreductase — protein MRIGLVGYGHGGRFFHAPLISSLPAATFVGVVTRSPERRQLLAAEYPGVPAFDNIGQLVEVGVDVLVISTTLEGRAALVLEAIEYGVAVVCDKPFAADAQQAEALVTAAEQRKVPLSVYQNRRWDSDFLTVRKLIESGALGQVTRFESSVERYSPQSVGKGSGGGFLRDLGSHLVDQALQLFGPITRVYAELDYLNQEQLFDNGFFLSLTHANGVTSHLSGSCLQNNPGPRFRVNGTAGCYSVDGLDGQEALALAGLTPTSEGDRWGVEEHRRWGWFEHGEERERVPSERGCWNQFYLQLQTALQGAGPLPVEARDALATTRVLDAARLSFERHQAIEMKPACGHGIKLE, from the coding sequence ATGCGAATCGGACTTGTCGGTTACGGCCACGGTGGCCGGTTTTTTCATGCGCCGTTGATCAGTAGCTTGCCAGCGGCGACTTTTGTCGGCGTGGTGACGCGTTCCCCCGAGCGTCGTCAGCTATTGGCGGCTGAATACCCCGGCGTCCCGGCCTTCGACAACATTGGCCAGTTGGTGGAAGTCGGGGTCGATGTGCTGGTGATTTCCACCACGCTGGAAGGGCGGGCGGCGCTGGTGCTCGAAGCGATTGAGTACGGGGTAGCGGTGGTCTGCGACAAACCCTTCGCTGCCGATGCACAGCAGGCCGAAGCGCTCGTAACCGCTGCCGAGCAGCGCAAGGTCCCACTCAGCGTCTATCAGAACCGGCGCTGGGATTCGGACTTTCTCACGGTACGCAAACTCATCGAATCCGGTGCGCTGGGCCAGGTCACGCGCTTTGAGTCCAGCGTAGAACGCTATTCGCCGCAGTCAGTGGGCAAGGGCAGCGGCGGTGGGTTCCTGCGCGATCTGGGCAGTCATCTGGTGGATCAGGCGTTGCAACTGTTCGGACCGATAACACGGGTCTACGCCGAACTGGACTACCTCAATCAGGAGCAGTTATTCGACAACGGCTTTTTCCTTTCGCTGACCCATGCCAATGGCGTGACCTCGCACTTGAGCGGCAGTTGCCTGCAAAACAATCCTGGGCCACGTTTTCGGGTCAACGGCACGGCGGGTTGCTACAGCGTCGACGGTCTGGACGGACAAGAGGCCCTGGCGCTGGCCGGGCTGACGCCAACGTCCGAAGGTGATCGCTGGGGCGTTGAAGAGCATCGACGCTGGGGCTGGTTCGAGCACGGTGAAGAGCGCGAGCGGGTTCCGTCTGAGCGTGGTTGCTGGAATCAGTTCTATTTACAGCTGCAAACCGCGTTGCAAGGCGCTGGCCCATTGCCGGTCGAGGCCCGTGATGCACTGGCGACCACCCGCGTTCTAGACGCCGCACGGCTGAGTTTCGAACGCCATCAGGCGATTGAAATGAAGCCTGCATGCGGTCATGGAATAAAATTAGAATAA